The sequence ACTAGGACAATTTAACACTGGTTTATATCAGCAACCATATGGTGGAGATCAATTTTCTCAACTGAATCCCGAAGAAGAATACACTAATGATTTTGTTCCTCCACGTCATTCCTCATGGTATTAGTCTCGATGATATAACATTTACAGGTACCTTTCTATATAAATGTTTGTTTTCATCAACTTATATTTCATTTCTcattgttattttattattatatgatatgAGTAATTTAATAAGCTTAACATTAATTTCACTAGGAACATTGGAAAGCAAAGCACATCGGTTGATGTGAGATGGTGAATCTTGAGTCTTCTTCCCGCTGCATCCATCAATGAAAGACTAATAAATAAGAGACCGCAAGTCAACTATTTCTATTGacaaattttcattaaaagtaTGAAAAAAACTaagttaattataaaatatttctattttaattgatgttaaataatttatagcACCACTTTATATAAGATTTGATGCTTATTATTAGTCCATCATTCTAAATTGATTCAAATTTGTGCGAACTTATATATATCCAatcgaaaatattttaaagttttaattaattaaatacaaataatttttaatagtatatttaatttttgatatggttggaaatattttaaatataatgacgATATAATTTTGTTCAATAAattgttaataaaattttaatttcttatttacaTCAAATAGtctatttaaatgatatttattttaattttcatatttctaaatattttccaaaatttttaatttttttaatttacaatatttttttaaaatacccgTTCCGCGACCGTTCCGTGAAATTTCATTGTAACAAGAACGGTAGCAGGGGCAATTGCAAATATGGCCTCCCCACAACAAAATTTTAAGGTCAAAGGCctcatatagtttttttttgttcaatagGCCTTCttttaattaaaagttagtgaaaatattaattaatagttaATCTAAATACTAATTAATAGGGTTTGTGGGCCAATTGAAAAAAACCACCCAAATCAAATGTAAGGTTCACATCTCTCTCTTCCTCTCTTCTCTTCATTTCTTCCTTCCATCACATCTTGCCTTTTTTTCTCCCATTTTTATCATTCTCCATCTTCATTTCATTTCTAACTTTTTTAACCTCTTCATTTTCTCTtctccaaaaaaatataaattagaaTCAAATATTAATgacattttcattttcatgcAATACATGTTTTCATAGGATCATTGGAATATCAGTATAAGGTATTTTATTTGGCCATTTATGTTTTCATGTGTGTGGATTATCAGCTACTCAAGTAATTTGATTTCTCATTCAGtttgttaaaacatttatttcagtcggttaaattatatatttcagtCGGTCAATAGCATTCCGTCGGTCggttaaatcatatattacagTCATTCGGTCGGTTAAATCATATATCACAGTTGCTTAATATCATTCAGTCAGTAGGTTCATATTCAGTAGGTTGAAACATTTATTTTCGTAGGTTAAGTTATGCATTGCAGTCGGTCAATATCATTCAATCAGTCGGTTATAGTTATATATTTCCAACTCCCTTACAtccattatttatattttttttcaaattttgtggACAGCGATATGATTCAaatcttaattaattttgatgGTGAATGGAAGGTTGATGGTGAACATAAATATTCATGGTGTGATGGAAGTAATTCGGGATGGCATGCTATATCTATTGATGATAGTAATTTCAGTATTGAAGATGTTGAAGATGCAATTTTTGAGACACTTCATTTGGATAGAAATTATATGGTATTGAAGCTAAGTTACTTGCCGAAATTTGAGGCATGTAATCCAAGGCCTATATATAAAAAGCTCAAGAGCATTGACGACATATCTGTCTTTTGGCGTTTCAAATGTTAGACCTTTGCTTCATGTTGAAATTATCAAAACAAGTGGCTTTGCAACAAGTTACGAAAAAACTGTCAATGCTAAAGATCTTGAAGTTTGTAGAGATCATAATGATGAGATGGTTGACAATTGTGAAACTGAAGTATATGGTGGTAATGAGAGAACATGTGATGAATATTTTGATGGAGTATTTTTTGAGAATGACTTAGACAATGAAATGAATGAGCATGAGAATGGGGTGGATGAAATAACAAGTATTGATAATGTTGTAACAGAAATTGTTGTGAACGATGAGAATCGTGTTAAAGAGCTTACATTGTGTACAACACATAATACACAAGTTGAATTTTCTTATCTTGAACAAGATGTGCAAGATTCTACATTATTAGCCACAGTAGGAGATGCTGAATAGAATGTGACTTATTCTTTTAATGATTTGTCTAATTTTTTTGTCGGTCAAGAGTTTGAGAGTAAAGATGAATTTCAAACAGAATTGTTTAAGATTTGTTTAAATGCGTCCTTTGAAATAAATGTTCAAAaatccaacaaaaaaatttatgatgttAGATGTGTTACACCGAGTTGCAATTGGAAAATACGTGCATCACAAATAGAGAATTCATCACGATTCTCTATACGTGTTTATCATAACACACATACTTGTGACCTTTCATATCGGAGGAAAATGCATCGACAAGCAACATCAGACTTTGTAGCAAAGattttggttgaaaattttaaaggacAACTCAGTTTGCCTGAACCAAAAACCATTATTACAATGATACAAAATAAAGATGTTGAAATTAGTTACTTCAAAGCATGGAGGGGAAGACAACTTGCTTTGGATAAGTTACTTGGCAGTCCTGAAGAGAGTTATCTAATTATGCCTTCATATTTTTACATAATTGAACAAGTGAACAGAGGCTCGAAAACTGATTTGGTGACAGATTCAACGggtaaatttaaatatatgtttcTAGCATACGGGACATGCATTGATGGATTTCGTagaatgagaaaaattataTCTGTCGATGGAAcatttttaaaatgcaaatatAGAGGTTGTTTACTTGTTGCTACAGTCCAAGATGGTGACTTTCATCAATTTCCTATAGCATGGGCCATTGTTGACTCTGAGAATGATGATTCATGGACTTGGTTTTTGCAGAAGTTGAAGGAGTTTATTAATGATGATCCTAACTTGGTAATCATTTCTGACAAACATATTTCTATTATTAATGTTGTTCGTACTGTATATGAGCATGCATCACATGTACATTGCTCGTGGCATCTTTCACAGAACCTTAAAAGAGTGTCTGGCGGAAAAGGTGGGATTGATTTGTTTATGAAAACAACATATGCATACAAAGTGTATGAATTTGATGAGTTGTACGGATGTTTGAAAGAGAGGTATCCCAACATTGCATCGTATCTTTAAATGCATTCATCTCCTGACAAATGGTCTAGAGCTTATTCCCCTGGTGCTAGATACAATATAATGACGACAAATGGGGTAGAGTCAATAAATGCAAAACTTAAGTCTGAAAGAGAGATGCCTATTGTAGCATTGTTGGATGCAATTCATAAATTAACTTCAAAGTGGTTCAACAAGCATCGAAATGCACCAGGTTCAGCTACGACGACTTACTCCATCGACAGAGGCTATCTTGAGAGCTAATTTTACATTGTCACAACGTTTAAAAGCATCTCAACTCAATGCATTTGAGTATCAAGTATACGGTGATGGGAAGGATGAAGTTGTTAATTTATCTGATAGATCTTGTAGTTGTCTAGTGTTTCAAATTGATAAAATTCCATGCGCTCATGCAATTGCAGCAATTTATGGGGCAAAATTAGATTTGTATGACTTTTTCTCGCCCTATTACTCATCACAAATGTGGGCCCTCGCTTATGCTGATACCATATATCCGGTGCCCATTGCAAATGAATGGAACATTCCAGATCATATTAAATACAATGTACTTCTCCCGGATGTCAAGAGGAAACGTGGTACAGCACAAAAGGAAAGAATTCCTTCTATTGGGGAGTTTGGTCGCAAGCGAACTAAAAAATGTGGTGTATGCCATGAATCTGGCCATTGCCGAAAAAAATTCCCTAAGAGATAGATTGATGTGTAGACGAGttgttcaattttttgtttACGATGTTGTATTTGTATGTTGATTAGTTTTTGTCAAGTTTGTTGTATGAACAGGTTGTGCATGCAGATATAATTTGAATTGTCATTTAGTGGTTTAATGCATATATATTCGGTATGTTCAATGTGTTTAATCAGTCGGTTAaacgtatatatatatgttgattCAATGTTTTTAATCAGTCTGTTGCTGAATATATTTCAGTCGGTTCAATGCAAATATATTTCAGTGTTTAATCATTCAGTTTATGCATATATTTCAGTCAGTTCAATGTGTTCAATCAGTCAGGTAATGCAAATATATCAGTCGGTTCAATGTGTTTAAAATCAGTTGGTTTAAAAGCATACATTTCAATTAACGTATAGCGTTTCAGTGGGAGACACTCtttatttcggtcggttataCCATACATTGCGGTCGGTTATACCATGTATTTCTGTCACTTCTGCGTGTTTAATCATTTGGTTAATGTAAATATATCAGTTGgtcaaatttaaaatcaatcggTATAATCACTAAAGGTCATATAACTCTAATAGTCTATCTGATAGTCAGTATAATCGACTGAAATTGTATGTTATATATAGAGTATAGTTAGTATACCATACATTGCGGTCGGTTATACCATATTTTAGTCGGTTAATGAAACTTTAGTTGGTTTAGTTTGTTTAATCAGTCAGTCAAAGCATATGTTTCAGTCGGTTATTAAAAGATTTCAGTTGATTCAATGTGTTTAATCAGTCGGTCAAAGCATATGTTTCAGTGGGTTATTAAAAGATTTCAGTTGGTTCATTGTGTTTAATCAGTCAGTCAGAGCATATGTTTCAGTCggttattaaaatatttctgtTGATTCAATGTTTTTAATAAGTCAGTTAATGAATATAATTTAGTcggttaaaaaatatattttgacattTGGATTCTTGAACTCATCTAATCGCTTGAACATACTTAATACTCCATCTTCAATCACCATCAAAGTTGTACGATCGAGTATAGTTACTAAATCAATCACATATAGagtataattattaaatatcatataactCTAATGGTCTATCAGAGAGTCAGATGATTTATAAAGTTGAAATGACATTCTCATCGTTTAATCAGTCGtttaatgaatatatttcaGTTGAAATTTcgagaacaaaatttttataaggaggaGAGATTGTAATACCCCGAATATTTCTAATAGCTTGTATGTGTGTTTAATCAGTCGGTTAATGAATGATATTTCAATAAGTTCAATGGGTTTAATCGGTCGATTATTGCATATGTTTCAGTcggttaaaaaatatttcagttgGTTCTGTGTGTCATGCCCCACGGACGGGTTGGTCGACatcggcgttgctctcaaattttcgTTCGGGTTCTCACACTGTGGGTTTTATCCGTCGGTTAATTCATATGTTTCAAtcgattaataaaatatttcagttgGTTCCGTGGGTTTTACAAGTCGGTTAAATCATATGCGTCAAtcgattaataaaatatttccatCAGtcgattaataaaatatttcagttgGTTCAATGGGTTTTATCAGTCGGTTAATGAATATGCTTCGTCggttaataaattatttcagTTGGTGCAACATGAATTTCAGTCATTCCAACACACCCacaaaatcattcataaaaaatatcattcaaccATACATCACTTCGACAAACCCATTTCAAATCTATTACATTTGAGAGACCATCACATCAACATAAATCCGAGAGACTCACATCATACAAAATCATTGCAACTTTATAAAATCCATTCACGCCGTTCTACTGATGTTGCTAAATTTTTCTATATGAATTCACAATCTGATCATTCAATGAATGTGGAGACTGCTGAGACAACTCCACCTCAAATGTCTTGATCATTCATGCACCGCAATCAGAactgtaaaataaattattttaaactcataaaaatatatcgagATCAAATTATATAGTCGATCGtgtattcttttttaaaaaaatccgaaaattcataaacataccTGCTGGCATTTTGCGGAAAATCTTTGGGCCGTTCTACTGTCCAAATGTCTGGAATCTTGACCTTGCAATAATGTAGAAGATGTTGAACTACATCTTCTGCCGGCTCAATATAAACATTCATTTCATCATCTGTGTAGCAACTATGATATCAATCATACATAGTAATGATTCCATCTTTTACGTTCACTACAACTGCTACCCAATGTATAGGCAAATTTAATGGAATCAATATGAAAGATGCATGGGCCCATGGTACTGAACTCCAACGACGACAATATCCATCAACATAGCGAAATAAATTCTTCCACTTGCTATTTTCAAAATCATCAGGAGCATTACGATATGTGAAGACTATATCTTGAGAAAATTGTGGATCCATTATGGCAACATCCTGTTTTACCAAATGTGGGTATGTCTTCTGCAACACAGATAGACCGTGCATGATCTCTTGTATGTGCTGCACATGTTGGAagcatgttatatatataatattatgtttagaACATAAATAGAACACAAAATCTTACTCACGCTTTGATCGAGCCAGTGCCTCGGATTGAGAAGGTCCGTAAACCACGACTTGTAATATGATCCAAACACACCTGCTTTAAATAGATCATTCAATCTACTTATTTCTTTAGTAACAGTTGGCAATAATTTCTTAATGGAAACACATTGCACCGGTTCACATGAACCATTGTAAGGACCGGTATAACCAAGTGCTGCCAAAGCAGGTGTCTCGGGTAGCTGTACATATGGAGAGCGACAAAATTGAGATTTCGTACTCTTCCGAGCATCTACATATGTAATGCATGTGTTTTAGATATTAGTACATATCGTCGAATCATAAttccaaaaaaataagaataaagtaCAACACATACCCTTGTGAGCTACGAGAGATGGTGTGATTTCCTGTGGTAATGGCTTATCGTTAACAAACATAGTTGTTACATCACCAGCACCAACTAGGCTAGCATGTGCAGCTTCTTTATCACCACATTCAATGATAGAGGTCTTTTGTGGCTCACCtacaattaaaataaagtattgtatcataataaaataaattattatttcaaatatataatttacaaaTACTTAACACATATTACTATTCTTTTTCTTGGACCGTGCGTAGAAAATAATCCGTTCTCCAAATCGTTGTCGTTTGGTGGAAGGTGGCTCATCTACGATTCAACAAATAAATcaagttaaataaaatatgtaaacgtttaaattaaaatttgaaaatcaagCGTACGATGATGGGTGGCGTTGTTAAGTGGATCAAACACTTCTTCCTCTCGGCTCATTCATTCATTCAAGTCTCAATTGACAGAAGTTACCTCTTTGACTGGGTTATCTAtgatttaacaaattaaatatcattagTGAAATAAAAAAGCATACCACAAACtggatttaaaagaaaatataccAAGATGTGTAAGAGGAGATATGAATGGTTCAACAATCGCCTCTTGCCCAAGAGTCACTCCTTGATTGGAAACAGCTGTCCCTGGCTCAcctacaattaaaaaaaacatattattataatCAGATATATAATTATCTCTAACATTTTAAAACTCACATGGCTTACATTTTTCATGGGTCTTCTTTTTCTTAGATTGTGTAAAGACAGTGTTTGGTTCATCCAAACGTCTTttggatgaatttgaaatgttCAAAACTTCCATTATACGTGCAAGTTTGCTATCCAAATTTGAAATCATATCTTTCAACTCCACAAAGTTTCTGTCCACGTGCTCTTGTAAAGCTTTAACTTGTCCACTAGTATCTGATTTGCCTAGGACATCATCTCGTTCGACTTGATGGGATTGTTTTTCTAGTGCTTTGTTGGCTGGACAAAGTTTAGAAGACCTCTTCGACTTATTTTTGGGACAAAGTTTCCTTTCATGGACATCTTCTTTGGATTGAATGGTCTCTTTAGATTCACAAAGAGTGGGATTCTTAGTGCAGTACACAGATTTTCCCTCCAACAACAATGAATTAATATAGGACAAATGAGAATATGTACAAGAATCttcaatgaaaatatttctaatATAAGAAGCAATAGATTCTTGATCTGTAGGTGACAAAATACTCCTAACAATctgtaaatttaatatatttaaattagtaatacacaaatagaaaatatattaataaaactaaattatatgttaaatacaCTAACCTTTTTACCACTCTTTGATGCATCTAAAATGTCGATATATCTAGGAGATCTTTTTTTTGACCAGTTGTTGGAAATCCATTGGCACATGCGTGGAAGAGATGTATTGTCTCCTTCTCTTTGTTTCGTAAAACGCTCTCCAATACCACGAACGCATTCGTATGCAAGAATCTAAAtgcaaaaattataaaacacaTATAATCAACCATATTCGAATCATATggaaaaatgcaaaaaaaaaatttattacctGTAGCGGATTGATTAATCCAACCATATCATGGGTTCCATTGTTCGAAGACTtaccgtttttttttttttttttttttttttttttttttttttttttttNCTTTGAAAGCTATTGTACCCCAAGGGTACTtattaaaaacatcaaaatcatcaaTCAGGCTAAAAATCTCTTTATCA comes from Primulina huaijiensis isolate GDHJ02 chromosome 2, ASM1229523v2, whole genome shotgun sequence and encodes:
- the LOC140959120 gene encoding uncharacterized protein, with the translated sequence MVGLINPLQILAYECVRGIGERFTKQREGDNTSLPRMCQWISNNWSKKRSPRYIDILDASKSGKKIVRSILSPTDQESIASYIRNIFIEDSCTYSHLSYINSLLLEGKSVYCTKNPTLCESKETIQSKEDVHERKLCPKNKSKRSSKLCPANKALEKQSHQVERDDVLGKSDTSGQVKALQEHVDRNFVELKDMISNLDSKLARIMEVLNISNSSKRRLDEPNTVFTQSKKKKTHEKCEPGTAVSNQGVTLGQEAIVEPFISPLTHLDNPVKEVTSVN
- the LOC140991600 gene encoding uncharacterized protein, which gives rise to MIQNKDVEISYFKAWRGRQLALDKLLGSPEESYLIMPSYFYIIEQVNRGSKTDLVTDSTVQDGDFHQFPIAWAIVDSENDDSWTWFLQKLKEFINDDPNLNLKRVSGGKGGIDLFMKTTYAYKVYEFDELYGCLKERAYSPGARYNIMTTNGVESINAKLKSEREMPIVALLDAIHKLTSKWFNKHRNAPAIYGAKLDLYDFFSPYYSSQMWALAYADTIYPVPIANEWNIPDHIKYNVLLPDVKRKRGTAQKERIPSIGEFGRKRTKKCGVCHESGHCRKKFPKR